From Pseudodesulfovibrio alkaliphilus, one genomic window encodes:
- a CDS encoding LysR family transcriptional regulator, protein MELYQLRTFIAVADEGNLTKAAERIHASQPAVSAHIKALEGELNVVLFVRTPRGMVLTDAGRELKGRAEAVVRAAEDMLNLARGLSRDLTGAVSIGLNTDPEFLRVADLTGRMAEAHPRLRLKLAQSTSGNILKDVRDRRLDAGFSFFDNCYAEVESVKLAEIPVRVVAPAAWSDRIRGKTLDQLASLPWIKPDMGCPFMVAFGQLFSSASVELKEYVEVDSEEVIRRLVATGRGISILKQADAEALAREGTAVICDTGPRLSLNVNFVTARCREGDPLVRALAAVVADVWRGAGSVCPPAGGGRCHVNTISVHEDLTP, encoded by the coding sequence ATGGAACTCTATCAGCTGAGGACGTTTATCGCCGTGGCCGACGAGGGCAACCTGACCAAGGCGGCCGAACGCATCCACGCCAGCCAACCAGCGGTAAGCGCCCATATCAAGGCCCTTGAGGGCGAGTTGAACGTGGTCCTGTTCGTGCGTACCCCGCGGGGCATGGTGCTGACCGACGCGGGCCGCGAGCTCAAGGGCAGGGCCGAGGCGGTTGTCCGGGCCGCCGAGGACATGCTCAACCTGGCCAGGGGGCTCAGCCGCGACCTGACCGGCGCCGTGAGCATCGGGCTGAACACGGACCCCGAGTTTCTGCGCGTTGCTGACCTGACCGGGCGCATGGCCGAGGCCCATCCGCGCCTGAGGCTCAAGCTGGCGCAGAGCACCTCGGGCAACATCCTCAAGGATGTGCGCGACCGCAGGCTGGACGCAGGGTTTTCATTTTTCGACAACTGCTACGCCGAGGTGGAGTCGGTCAAGCTGGCCGAAATTCCGGTGCGCGTGGTGGCCCCGGCCGCCTGGAGCGACCGCATCCGGGGCAAGACCCTGGATCAGCTGGCCTCCCTGCCCTGGATCAAGCCGGACATGGGCTGCCCGTTCATGGTCGCCTTTGGTCAGCTCTTTTCCAGCGCCAGCGTGGAGCTGAAGGAGTATGTGGAAGTGGACAGCGAAGAGGTCATCCGCAGGCTGGTGGCCACAGGCAGGGGCATTTCCATTCTCAAGCAGGCCGACGCCGAGGCCCTGGCCCGCGAAGGCACTGCCGTAATCTGCGACACAGGGCCGCGTCTCTCCCTGAACGTCAATTTCGTCACCGCCCGATGCCGGGAAGGGGACCCTCTGGTCCGCGCCCTGGCCGCGGTGGTGGCCGATGTCTGGCGCGGCGCCGGGAGCGTCTGCCCGCCCGCCGGGGGGGGGCGGTGTCACGTGAATACTATTTCTGTACACGAAGACCTTACTCCCTGA